The genomic segment CTCGATGCCTGAACCACTCCTACTCGCTGTGGCATCGACAAACGGCGGATCAAATCAGCAAACAGCACTAAGCTTCCTGTCATCACAGCGATTACCGTAAGTGGATGACGGCTACCATAGAACTGGTCAATTTCATCCGCCAAACGGTGGACGCCGTCATTTAACTCGGTCTCATCAAGAAGAACACGCATTGTAATCTAGGGGGTTTAGGTTTGGGTTGCCAGCTGATTCGAAAATCGCGGTTATCAGAATTATAAAATGCCGATGAAAGAACGACACGATTCTTTCCCTTGTTGCCAATTTTTTATCGTATGACAAATTCTCAACGTTTGGCAGTCGTTCGCAACCACCTCAGCCGCTGGATCGCAGGCGTTTCCGGTAGATCATTGCAGGAAAATGGCGATTCGGGAATAGTGTCTGAATCGATGTTGATCCGCGACGGTTTCTTCTGCGGTCGCTGTTTCCAAGCCAATGGATTTCGTGCTGTGTGGTTTATGGAAGAAGATGAGCTGAAAATCTACGCCGACGATGGCAAACTTCAGCGGGTTTTTAGCGGTACAGAAATCACGGCAAGTGCAGAAAACCAAGTCGTCAAACCAGAAACCGGGCGAGAAAGGATCTTGACCATTCCTCAACAACAGCCCGAGGAAGAACAACAACAAACGCACCGCCGAGCCGCTTAATCGAAGCGGGGGCGCCCAAAAGCTTGGTGTGGAGGCGTTCGACCTCCCTAAGCTTCGCTTCAGAGAGCTGCTTAGGTTCTTCAGCGAAACGGATAAGTTGCATGAATTCTAAATCGGACGATCGGTAACGGTGGGACAAAAAGGTTTCGGATGGCTACTGTACCAAACCCGAATCTTGAGCACTCGCGTCCGACACATCCACCTAGGCTTTGGTTACGTTTTGGGTACGTTCTAACTTCGCGGTCACGTTTCGTGTGTCGATGACAAGTTGTGACCAATCGACGAGTTGTTGATGGTCAACATTGGCGTGAGCGGTCGAGATGATCGCCGCATCGAAACCGGCTACGGTAGCCTGGTCCCATGCAACACTTTTTTTCCCAGCCCAATGGCCATGTTCGCGGCTCGGTCGAATCACTGGGACGTACGGGTCGTAATAAGCCACGTCAGCACCGGCAGCCTTTAACGCATCCATCAAAACATAAGTTGGTGATTCGCGGTCATCGTCCACGTTGGCTTTGTAAGCAAGACCGACAAGCAGGATTTTGCTACCGTTGATCGGCTTCTTCACTCCATTGAGTGCATCACCTGTTTTTCGCACAACGTGCTGGGGCATCGACGTATTGATCTCGCCCGCCAATTCGATAAACCGCGTCGCTTGGCCAAACTCACGTGCCTTCCAGGTCAAATAGAACGGGTCGATTGGAATGCAATGACCACCGAGACCAGGGCCAGGATAAAACGCCATGTAGCCGAACGGTTTCGTTTTGGCCGCTTCGATGACTTCCCAGACGTCAATTCCCATCGCGTCGTAAACGACCTTCAGTTCATTGACGAGCGCAATGTTAACGCTTCGAAAGATATTCTCGAGGAGCTTGGTCGCTTCCGCCGCCCGACAACTACTGACAGGCACAATTTTCTTGATCGCCCTGCCGT from the Novipirellula aureliae genome contains:
- a CDS encoding nucleotide sugar dehydrogenase gives rise to the protein MTQSLLGIVGLGYVGLPLGLQFARCGTDVLGLDIDPAKTDAINAGKSYIHHITAESIEEQVSAGRLSASTDFSRVAECGAVLICVPSPLGKNREPDISYILETGKAIAPYLKTGTLVVLESTTYPGTTDEDLRAVLESGSGMKAGKDFHLAFSPEREDPGNPDSQVAIIPKVVGGLTPACSEKAQEWYGRAIKKIVPVSSCRAAEATKLLENIFRSVNIALVNELKVVYDAMGIDVWEVIEAAKTKPFGYMAFYPGPGLGGHCIPIDPFYLTWKAREFGQATRFIELAGEINTSMPQHVVRKTGDALNGVKKPINGSKILLVGLAYKANVDDDRESPTYVLMDALKAAGADVAYYDPYVPVIRPSREHGHWAGKKSVAWDQATVAGFDAAIISTAHANVDHQQLVDWSQLVIDTRNVTAKLERTQNVTKA